A window from Lates calcarifer isolate ASB-BC8 linkage group LG7_2, TLL_Latcal_v3, whole genome shotgun sequence encodes these proteins:
- the LOC108873058 gene encoding methyl-CpG-binding domain protein 5 isoform X1 produces the protein MNGGKDCEAGDERQAVPVQVPIGWQRKAEHGGGVIYVSPSGSVLSSLEQVKTYLLTDGTCKCGLECPLILHKVFNFDPGAAVKQRTAEDVKADEDVTKLCIHKRKLLAVATLHKSMETHPPLTLTSPGGGTSSVVAAHSTTQRAIRTKPQDGLSSAVGPDCKNPFKMMMAAGQQQQRLYPPQEMGGAQQPELYSGYPRSQRLGSGEPGPKSPYRAGYGGMLSPPPSSAKLYGDGSQSPSADTLGSPEGFPRTNPCGFPGAGSPGSASIHGNTRTPLSPPSVMLHGSPAGQPSCAMTGRTSTPLSPTATAKSPVMNMNVPRGNFPPGMDMPRAAFHHKTQPPVHPVPPPPSIPPSCALQKRQLTSEKDPLGILDPIPSKPVSQPPTNPSNFQPNIHSQVPMMNVNIPPPAIVPLPSNLPLPTVKPGPVGHGGHVQRTQQGGPASSMSPSPVTSPVHMAGPALGRMEASPHRSRSSSTSSDHGNFAMPSGHQGPCGTMKVPPRSPRSAMGSPRPAMPSSPSTNKTDPLHPYKDSQLLPGMGNSIGNQQHGNPMYSPTSSSSSSSSLATPSASQKGHPGLLGMPLNQILNQQNAASFPASSLLSAAAKAQLANQNKLSAAGNSTAGMAGGGVGMASMGAGGGGNGGGGGHPGSMSGPRGMEGHSTLNPMLPPNSTMLLNTPEGQSGRAALRDKLMAQQRDPMRKRKQSSGSAAVNHDNSNNIVYNMLNKSGMGGPHMPGPSATEQLRKVGRLGNLPPNTSMAQLLQSMSCQSSHNLAGNSHRPGLSPGPGQGPQGVAQLHYNDSTGLVPGGPQQNLLAQQRLRGPGDAMQHCQTMDNSGGHLGSRPGQFPDMMAQMQASSMSNCGPMGPGGGPVGPDGMPLGRPNTNPPPLSHPGPHPSQQNLLHGMGRTNMVVMSHGGGDGSCTQTISDTGNPSSLGCGVGGLQPHVNAGGGQMYQQQVHQGMQQGVASHPAYQGQQHFSDNPPYTDSNIANTGSMACLYQNYQQGMLPHPQFGEGQQPQGEGHPAGTPGSDRGPESVDAIYRAVVDAASKGMHVTITTTVSGTTQASPVPALSAMSAFTASIGEPVNLPQAVSAVLHGHQEGEVLQQTRPRQVRPGRGQKNMDPGKSTPDGPEANDYFRSPGRGTPRGQWDGETQHGAGFDAHSNNSAWGGEEFLECSTQVRSSPCMERPASLAPAPPCPTEGSNDHGLAMAHDKAFLDDGYRFNNCNRTPANYKERLEQTVERCAHINGATPHFNTRGYGEVLGPPRQELTGDDQSPSSSTSLEGPLATAKDYSHYNGHFNGMAPSPSDTKSLSSEEDLRQPDSPSSELLHYRSRTFNMGELVWGQLKGFPPWPAKLAGDEQVHSAAMQLREQAKVEPEKLKTLTHDLEALDRAAKRGLNRPGKLNNHLEAAIHEAMSELDKMSGTIPSRDRQVKLPKPKRRKISR, from the exons tCCCAGTGGCTCAGTGCTGTCCAGCTTGGAGCAGGTGAAGACCTACCTGCTGACAGATGGAACCTGCAAATGCGGCCTGGAGTGCCCACTCATCCTCCACAAg GTGTTCAACTTCGACCCAGGGGCGGCTGTCAAGCAGAGGACAGCAGAGGATGTGAAAGCAGATGAAGACGTCACCAAACTTTGCATTCACAAGAGGAAGCTTCTGGCCGTGGCCACGCTGCACAAGAGCATGGAGACGCACCCACCTCTGACGCTGACCAGTCCAGGGGGAG GTACATCATCTGTGGTTGCCGCGCATTCCACGACTCAACGAGCAATAAGGACTAAACCCCAGGATGGTCTGTCCAGTGCTGTCGGCCCTGACTGCAAGAATCCTTTCAAGATGATGATGGCAgctggacagcagcagcagaggctgtaTCCACCCCAGGAGATGGGTGGAGCCCAGCAGCCCGAGCTCTACTCTGGGTACCCCAGGTCACAGAGGCTGGGCAGTGGGGAGCCAGGCCCCAAATCCCCTTACCGGGCTGGGTATGGAGGCATGCTGAGCCCACCTCCCTCCAGTGCTAAGCTGTATGGAGATGGCTCACAGTCTCCCAGTGCAGACACTCTGGGCAGCCCTGAGGGCTTTCCAAGGACCAATCCTTGTGGTTTTCCGGGAGCCGGCAGTCCCGGCTCAGCCTCCATACATGGGAATACTAGGACGCCTCTTTCCCCACCCAGTGTGATGCTTCATGGCTCCCCTGCAGGCCAGCCATCCTGCGCCATGACAGGGAGGACTAGCACGCCCCTCTCCCCGACGGCCACTGCCAAAAGCCCTGTCATGAACATGAACGTGCCGCGGGGGAACTTTCCCCCTGGTATGGATATGCCCCGTGCAGCATTTCACCATAAAACACAGCCCCCTGTGCATCCCGTGCCACCCCCTCCATCCATACCACCATCCTGTGCCCTTCAGAAAAGGCAGTTAACCTCTGAAAAAGACCCATTAGGCATCCTGGACCCCATTCCCAGCAAACCAGTCAGCCAGCCCCCCACCAACCCCTCCAACTTCCAGCCTAACATCCACTCTCAGGTACCAATGATGAATGTAAACATACCCCCTCCCGCCATTGTTCCCTTGCCAAGCAACTTACCTTTACCCACAGTGAAGCCTGGGCCTGTGGGGCATGGTGGCCATGTTCAGAGGACTCAACAGGGTGGTCCGGCTTCCTCCATGTCCCCCTCCCCAGTCACTTCCCCTGTCCACATGGCCGGGCCTGCCCTTGGGAGAATGGAGGCCTCCCCTCATCGCTCACgctcatcctccacctcctctgacCATGGGAACTTTGCAATGCCCTCTGGGCACCAGGGCCCGTGTGGCACCATGAAGGTCCCTCCTCGTTCCCCCAGGTCAGCTATGGGATCTCCCAGGCCAGCCATGCCCTCCAGCCCCTCCACCAACAAAACAGACCCGCTCCACCCGTATAAAGACTCCCAGCTGCTGCCTGGGATGGGAAACTCGATTGGCAACCAGCAGCACGGCAACCCCATGTACTCACccacctcatcctcctcatcatcctcttctCTGGCAACCCCCAGCGCTTCCCAGAAGGGCCACCCAGGACTCCTGGGGATGCCCCTCAACCAGATCCTCAACCAACAGAATGCCGCTTCCTTCCCCGCCAGCAGTCTCTTGTCAGCCGCAGCCAAAGCACAGCTagcaaatcaaaacaaactcagCGCTGCTGGCAACAGCACTGCTGGCATGGCTGGTGGTGGAGTTGGTATGGCGAGCATGGGGGCAGGTGGCGGAGGTAATGGTGGGGGTGGTGGGCACCCTGGCTCTATGAGCGGCCCTCGAGGCATGGAGGGACACAGCACTTTAAACCCCATGCTCCCACCAAACTCCACCATGCTGCTCAACACTCCTGAGGGCCAGAGTGGTCGGGCGGCTCTTAGAGACAAGCTCATGGCCCAGCAGAGGGACCCCATGCGCAAACGGAAGCAGTCATCAGGCAGCGCTGCTGTAAACCACGACAACAGTAACAACATTGTCTACAACATGCTTAACAAATCTGGCATGGGAGGACCCCACATGCCAGGGCCCAGTGCCACTGAGCAGCTGCGAAAGGTGGGCCGTCTTGGAAACCTTCCCCCAAACACCTCCATGGCCCAGCTTCTCCAGTCCATGAGCTGCCAGAGCTCCCACAACCTGGCCGGGAACAGTCATCGTCCAGGTCTTAGCCCTGGCCCTGGGCAGGGTCCTCAAGGAGTTGCACAGCTGCACTACAACGACAGCACGGGCTTGGTCCCTGGTGGCCCTCAGCAGAACCTCCTTGCCCAGCAGAGGCTGCGGGGTCCAGGAGATGCCATGCAGCACTGCCAGACCATGGACAACTCTGGGGGCCACCTGGGCTCTCGTCCAGGCCAGTTCCCTGACATGATGGCCCAAATGCAGGCCTCCTCCATGAGTAACTGTGGGCCTATGGGGCCAGGCGGTGGACCTGTGGGCCCTGATGGCATGCCGCTAGGACGCCCCAACACTAACCCCCCACCGCTTTCCCATCCTGGCCCTCATCCCTCACAACAGAATCTCCTCCACGGTATGGGGCGGACTAACATGGTGGTGATGTCACATGGAGGTGGTGATGGAAGCTGTACGCAGACCATTTCTGATACAG GAAACCCATCATCCCTTGGCTGTGGTGTGGGAGGCCTGCAGCCACATGTCAACGCCGGGGGAGGTCAGATGTACCAGCAGCAGGTCCACCAGGGGATGCAGCAGGGGGTGGCCTCCCACCCAGCCTACCAGGGCCAGCAGCACTTTTCCGACAACCCACCCTACACAGACAGCAACATCGCCAACACCGGCTCCATGGCCTGCCTCTACCAGAACTACCAG CAGGGGATGTTGCCGCACCCACAGTTTGGGGAGGGGCAACAGCCCCAGGGAGAAGGGCATCCAGCGGGCACACCTGGCTCTGACAGAGGCCCAGAGTCTGTGGATGCCATTTACAGAGCTGTAGTAGACGCCGCCAGCAAGGGCATGCATGTTACCATAACCACCACAGTGAGTGGGACCACACAGGCAAGTCCGGTGCCTGCCCTCAGCGCCATGAGTGCCTTCACTGCCTCAATAGGGGAGCCTGTCAACCTCCCACAAGCAGTTAGTGCAGTCCTGCACGGGCACCAGGAAGGGGAGGTGTTACAGCAAACCAGGCCGAGGCAGGTGAGGCCAGGACGGGGCCAGAAGAACATGGATCCAGGGAAGAGCACTCCAGATGGCCCTGAGGCCAATGACTACTTCCGTTCTCCTGGCCGTGGGACTCCTAGGGGGCAGTGGGACGGGGAGACGCAGCATGGGGCAGGTTTCGATgctcacagcaacaacagcgCCTGGGGTGGCGAGGAGTTTCTAGAGTGTTCCACCCAAGTGAGGAGTAGTCCCTGCATGGAGAGACCCGCCAGCTTGGCTCCGGCCCCGCCTTGTCCCACCGAGGGATCTAACGATCATGGTCTGGCCATGGCCCACGATAAAGCCTTTCTCGATGATGGCTATCGCTTCAACAACTGCAACCGGACACCTGCAAACTACAAAGAGCGTCTGGAGCAGACAGTGGAACGCTGCGCCCACATCAACGGCGCCACCCCCCACTTCAACACCCGGGGTTACGGAGAAGTCCTGGGCCCGCCCCGGCAGGAGCTGACGGGGGATGACCAGTCACCCAGCTCCTCCACTAGCCTGGAGGGACCCCTGGCCACAGCCAAAGACTACAGCCACTACAACGGTCACTTCAACGGTATGGCGCCCAGCCCCTCGGACACAAAGAGCCTGAGCAGCGAGGAAGACCTGCGGCAGCCAGACTCTCCCTCCTCAGAGCTGCTTCACTATCGGTCCAGGACCTTCAACATGGGAGAGCTGGTCTGGGGCCAACTGAAGGGCTTCCCACCCTGGCCTGCCAAGCTGGCTGGGGACGAACAAGTGCACAGTGCTGCTATGCAGCTGCGGGAGCAGGCCAAG GTAGAGCCAGAGAAGCTAAAAACACTAACTCACGACTTGGAGGCACTTGACCGAGCCGCCAAAAGAGGCCTGAA caGACCGGGGAAACTGAATAATCACTTAGAAGCTGCTATCCACGAGGCCATGAGTGAGCTGGATAAGATGTCAGGCACA ATCCCATCAAGGGATCGTCAGGTGAAGCTCCCCAAGCCTAAGAGGAGGAAAATATCCAGATAA
- the LOC108873058 gene encoding methyl-CpG-binding domain protein 5 isoform X2, with the protein MNGGKDCEAGDERQAVPVQVPIGWQRKAEHGGGVIYVSPSGSVLSSLEQVKTYLLTDGTCKCGLECPLILHKVFNFDPGAAVKQRTAEDVKADEDVTKLCIHKRKLLAVATLHKSMETHPPLTLTSPGGGTSSVVAAHSTTQRAIRTKPQDGLSSAVGPDCKNPFKMMMAAGQQQQRLYPPQEMGGAQQPELYSGYPRSQRLGSGEPGPKSPYRAGYGGMLSPPPSSAKLYGDGSQSPSADTLGSPEGFPRTNPCGFPGAGSPGSASIHGNTRTPLSPPSVMLHGSPAGQPSCAMTGRTSTPLSPTATAKSPVMNMNVPRGNFPPGMDMPRAAFHHKTQPPVHPVPPPPSIPPSCALQKRQLTSEKDPLGILDPIPSKPVSQPPTNPSNFQPNIHSQVPMMNVNIPPPAIVPLPSNLPLPTVKPGPVGHGGHVQRTQQGGPASSMSPSPVTSPVHMAGPALGRMEASPHRSRSSSTSSDHGNFAMPSGHQGPCGTMKVPPRSPRSAMGSPRPAMPSSPSTNKTDPLHPYKDSQLLPGMGNSIGNQQHGNPMYSPTSSSSSSSSLATPSASQKGHPGLLGMPLNQILNQQNAASFPASSLLSAAAKAQLANQNKLSAAGNSTAGMAGGGVGMASMGAGGGGNGGGGGHPGSMSGPRGMEGHSTLNPMLPPNSTMLLNTPEGQSGRAALRDKLMAQQRDPMRKRKQSSGSAAVNHDNSNNIVYNMLNKSGMGGPHMPGPSATEQLRKVGRLGNLPPNTSMAQLLQSMSCQSSHNLAGNSHRPGLSPGPGQGPQGVAQLHYNDSTGLVPGGPQQNLLAQQRLRGPGDAMQHCQTMDNSGGHLGSRPGQFPDMMAQMQASSMSNCGPMGPGGGPVGPDGMPLGRPNTNPPPLSHPGPHPSQQNLLHGMGRTNMVVMSHGGGDGSCTQTISDTGNPSSLGCGVGGLQPHVNAGGGQMYQQQVHQGMQQGVASHPAYQGQQHFSDNPPYTDSNIANTGSMACLYQNYQQGMLPHPQFGEGQQPQGEGHPAGTPGSDRGPESVDAIYRAVVDAASKGMHVTITTTVSGTTQASPVPALSAMSAFTASIGEPVNLPQAVSAVLHGHQEGEVLQQTRPRQVRPGRGQKNMDPGKSTPDGPEANDYFRSPGRGTPRGQWDGETQHGAGFDAHSNNSAWGGEEFLECSTQVRSSPCMERPASLAPAPPCPTEGSNDHGLAMAHDKAFLDDGYRFNNCNRTPANYKERLEQTVERCAHINGATPHFNTRGYGEVLGPPRQELTGDDQSPSSSTSLEGPLATAKDYSHYNGHFNGMAPSPSDTKSLSSEEDLRQPDSPSSELLHYRSRTFNMGELVWGQLKGFPPWPAKLAGDEQVHSAAMQLREQAKVEPEKLKTLTHDLEALDRAAKRGLKPGKLNNHLEAAIHEAMSELDKMSGTIPSRDRQVKLPKPKRRKISR; encoded by the exons tCCCAGTGGCTCAGTGCTGTCCAGCTTGGAGCAGGTGAAGACCTACCTGCTGACAGATGGAACCTGCAAATGCGGCCTGGAGTGCCCACTCATCCTCCACAAg GTGTTCAACTTCGACCCAGGGGCGGCTGTCAAGCAGAGGACAGCAGAGGATGTGAAAGCAGATGAAGACGTCACCAAACTTTGCATTCACAAGAGGAAGCTTCTGGCCGTGGCCACGCTGCACAAGAGCATGGAGACGCACCCACCTCTGACGCTGACCAGTCCAGGGGGAG GTACATCATCTGTGGTTGCCGCGCATTCCACGACTCAACGAGCAATAAGGACTAAACCCCAGGATGGTCTGTCCAGTGCTGTCGGCCCTGACTGCAAGAATCCTTTCAAGATGATGATGGCAgctggacagcagcagcagaggctgtaTCCACCCCAGGAGATGGGTGGAGCCCAGCAGCCCGAGCTCTACTCTGGGTACCCCAGGTCACAGAGGCTGGGCAGTGGGGAGCCAGGCCCCAAATCCCCTTACCGGGCTGGGTATGGAGGCATGCTGAGCCCACCTCCCTCCAGTGCTAAGCTGTATGGAGATGGCTCACAGTCTCCCAGTGCAGACACTCTGGGCAGCCCTGAGGGCTTTCCAAGGACCAATCCTTGTGGTTTTCCGGGAGCCGGCAGTCCCGGCTCAGCCTCCATACATGGGAATACTAGGACGCCTCTTTCCCCACCCAGTGTGATGCTTCATGGCTCCCCTGCAGGCCAGCCATCCTGCGCCATGACAGGGAGGACTAGCACGCCCCTCTCCCCGACGGCCACTGCCAAAAGCCCTGTCATGAACATGAACGTGCCGCGGGGGAACTTTCCCCCTGGTATGGATATGCCCCGTGCAGCATTTCACCATAAAACACAGCCCCCTGTGCATCCCGTGCCACCCCCTCCATCCATACCACCATCCTGTGCCCTTCAGAAAAGGCAGTTAACCTCTGAAAAAGACCCATTAGGCATCCTGGACCCCATTCCCAGCAAACCAGTCAGCCAGCCCCCCACCAACCCCTCCAACTTCCAGCCTAACATCCACTCTCAGGTACCAATGATGAATGTAAACATACCCCCTCCCGCCATTGTTCCCTTGCCAAGCAACTTACCTTTACCCACAGTGAAGCCTGGGCCTGTGGGGCATGGTGGCCATGTTCAGAGGACTCAACAGGGTGGTCCGGCTTCCTCCATGTCCCCCTCCCCAGTCACTTCCCCTGTCCACATGGCCGGGCCTGCCCTTGGGAGAATGGAGGCCTCCCCTCATCGCTCACgctcatcctccacctcctctgacCATGGGAACTTTGCAATGCCCTCTGGGCACCAGGGCCCGTGTGGCACCATGAAGGTCCCTCCTCGTTCCCCCAGGTCAGCTATGGGATCTCCCAGGCCAGCCATGCCCTCCAGCCCCTCCACCAACAAAACAGACCCGCTCCACCCGTATAAAGACTCCCAGCTGCTGCCTGGGATGGGAAACTCGATTGGCAACCAGCAGCACGGCAACCCCATGTACTCACccacctcatcctcctcatcatcctcttctCTGGCAACCCCCAGCGCTTCCCAGAAGGGCCACCCAGGACTCCTGGGGATGCCCCTCAACCAGATCCTCAACCAACAGAATGCCGCTTCCTTCCCCGCCAGCAGTCTCTTGTCAGCCGCAGCCAAAGCACAGCTagcaaatcaaaacaaactcagCGCTGCTGGCAACAGCACTGCTGGCATGGCTGGTGGTGGAGTTGGTATGGCGAGCATGGGGGCAGGTGGCGGAGGTAATGGTGGGGGTGGTGGGCACCCTGGCTCTATGAGCGGCCCTCGAGGCATGGAGGGACACAGCACTTTAAACCCCATGCTCCCACCAAACTCCACCATGCTGCTCAACACTCCTGAGGGCCAGAGTGGTCGGGCGGCTCTTAGAGACAAGCTCATGGCCCAGCAGAGGGACCCCATGCGCAAACGGAAGCAGTCATCAGGCAGCGCTGCTGTAAACCACGACAACAGTAACAACATTGTCTACAACATGCTTAACAAATCTGGCATGGGAGGACCCCACATGCCAGGGCCCAGTGCCACTGAGCAGCTGCGAAAGGTGGGCCGTCTTGGAAACCTTCCCCCAAACACCTCCATGGCCCAGCTTCTCCAGTCCATGAGCTGCCAGAGCTCCCACAACCTGGCCGGGAACAGTCATCGTCCAGGTCTTAGCCCTGGCCCTGGGCAGGGTCCTCAAGGAGTTGCACAGCTGCACTACAACGACAGCACGGGCTTGGTCCCTGGTGGCCCTCAGCAGAACCTCCTTGCCCAGCAGAGGCTGCGGGGTCCAGGAGATGCCATGCAGCACTGCCAGACCATGGACAACTCTGGGGGCCACCTGGGCTCTCGTCCAGGCCAGTTCCCTGACATGATGGCCCAAATGCAGGCCTCCTCCATGAGTAACTGTGGGCCTATGGGGCCAGGCGGTGGACCTGTGGGCCCTGATGGCATGCCGCTAGGACGCCCCAACACTAACCCCCCACCGCTTTCCCATCCTGGCCCTCATCCCTCACAACAGAATCTCCTCCACGGTATGGGGCGGACTAACATGGTGGTGATGTCACATGGAGGTGGTGATGGAAGCTGTACGCAGACCATTTCTGATACAG GAAACCCATCATCCCTTGGCTGTGGTGTGGGAGGCCTGCAGCCACATGTCAACGCCGGGGGAGGTCAGATGTACCAGCAGCAGGTCCACCAGGGGATGCAGCAGGGGGTGGCCTCCCACCCAGCCTACCAGGGCCAGCAGCACTTTTCCGACAACCCACCCTACACAGACAGCAACATCGCCAACACCGGCTCCATGGCCTGCCTCTACCAGAACTACCAG CAGGGGATGTTGCCGCACCCACAGTTTGGGGAGGGGCAACAGCCCCAGGGAGAAGGGCATCCAGCGGGCACACCTGGCTCTGACAGAGGCCCAGAGTCTGTGGATGCCATTTACAGAGCTGTAGTAGACGCCGCCAGCAAGGGCATGCATGTTACCATAACCACCACAGTGAGTGGGACCACACAGGCAAGTCCGGTGCCTGCCCTCAGCGCCATGAGTGCCTTCACTGCCTCAATAGGGGAGCCTGTCAACCTCCCACAAGCAGTTAGTGCAGTCCTGCACGGGCACCAGGAAGGGGAGGTGTTACAGCAAACCAGGCCGAGGCAGGTGAGGCCAGGACGGGGCCAGAAGAACATGGATCCAGGGAAGAGCACTCCAGATGGCCCTGAGGCCAATGACTACTTCCGTTCTCCTGGCCGTGGGACTCCTAGGGGGCAGTGGGACGGGGAGACGCAGCATGGGGCAGGTTTCGATgctcacagcaacaacagcgCCTGGGGTGGCGAGGAGTTTCTAGAGTGTTCCACCCAAGTGAGGAGTAGTCCCTGCATGGAGAGACCCGCCAGCTTGGCTCCGGCCCCGCCTTGTCCCACCGAGGGATCTAACGATCATGGTCTGGCCATGGCCCACGATAAAGCCTTTCTCGATGATGGCTATCGCTTCAACAACTGCAACCGGACACCTGCAAACTACAAAGAGCGTCTGGAGCAGACAGTGGAACGCTGCGCCCACATCAACGGCGCCACCCCCCACTTCAACACCCGGGGTTACGGAGAAGTCCTGGGCCCGCCCCGGCAGGAGCTGACGGGGGATGACCAGTCACCCAGCTCCTCCACTAGCCTGGAGGGACCCCTGGCCACAGCCAAAGACTACAGCCACTACAACGGTCACTTCAACGGTATGGCGCCCAGCCCCTCGGACACAAAGAGCCTGAGCAGCGAGGAAGACCTGCGGCAGCCAGACTCTCCCTCCTCAGAGCTGCTTCACTATCGGTCCAGGACCTTCAACATGGGAGAGCTGGTCTGGGGCCAACTGAAGGGCTTCCCACCCTGGCCTGCCAAGCTGGCTGGGGACGAACAAGTGCACAGTGCTGCTATGCAGCTGCGGGAGCAGGCCAAG GTAGAGCCAGAGAAGCTAAAAACACTAACTCACGACTTGGAGGCACTTGACCGAGCCGCCAAAAGAGGCCTGAA ACCGGGGAAACTGAATAATCACTTAGAAGCTGCTATCCACGAGGCCATGAGTGAGCTGGATAAGATGTCAGGCACA ATCCCATCAAGGGATCGTCAGGTGAAGCTCCCCAAGCCTAAGAGGAGGAAAATATCCAGATAA